One region of Acetonema longum DSM 6540 genomic DNA includes:
- a CDS encoding MlaE family ABC transporter permease, with protein sequence MSYILELVGKTVLSGLKSAVSMVERTGEAMILLFQTLAHLGRARTGHVIRQMAHLGVDSLPIVLITLLFTGMVMTLQMAQEFIKYGVESTVGGVMAVGMGRELAPVLTGVVVAGRVGAAITAEIGSMKVTEQIDALRVMAVNPIAYLVVPRLLACMIMLPILVVFANVIGMIGGYVMATAHAGINSYTYINSVKTYAGANDIIGGLIKSVFFGGIIATTGCYKGLTTAEGAAGVGKATTSSTVTSIILIFISNYFLSLLLYR encoded by the coding sequence ATGAGCTATATATTAGAACTTGTCGGAAAAACTGTTTTGTCCGGGCTGAAATCAGCCGTGTCTATGGTGGAACGTACTGGAGAGGCAATGATCTTGTTGTTTCAGACTCTGGCGCATTTAGGCCGGGCCAGAACCGGTCATGTGATCCGCCAGATGGCTCACCTGGGAGTGGATTCCCTGCCGATTGTCCTGATCACTCTGCTGTTTACCGGCATGGTTATGACCCTTCAGATGGCTCAGGAGTTTATTAAATATGGGGTCGAGTCGACAGTGGGCGGGGTCATGGCCGTGGGCATGGGCCGGGAATTGGCGCCAGTTTTGACCGGAGTGGTTGTAGCCGGACGGGTGGGCGCCGCCATTACGGCAGAAATCGGCTCTATGAAGGTTACTGAGCAAATCGACGCCTTGCGGGTCATGGCGGTGAATCCTATTGCTTATCTGGTTGTACCGCGCCTTTTGGCCTGTATGATCATGCTGCCGATACTGGTTGTTTTTGCCAATGTCATTGGAATGATAGGGGGATACGTCATGGCTACCGCCCATGCCGGCATCAATTCCTATACCTATATCAACTCTGTTAAGACCTATGCCGGGGCCAACGATATCATCGGCGGCCTGATCAAATCCGTATTCTTCGGCGGCATCATCGCCACCACCGGCTGCTATAAGGGGCTGACCACCGCGGAAGGAGCCGCCGGGGTCGGCAAAGCCACTACCAGCTCCACTGTCACTTCGATTATCCTGATCTTCATCAGCAACTACTTTTTATCATTATTATTATACCGCTAA
- a CDS encoding MlaD family protein, with the protein MVFSTEAKVGAVSILALALLAGFIVMLSGNAMNDEGYPVYVVYDRVNGLKPGNIVRYAGVDIGRVQNVKVTPAGVEAELFIQSGAQIPQGAKFAIGTDGLMGEKYIDITPPARRAGNLSGNDRVSGETPKDLDQLIATADEVLNEARTLIRSMNDVIGDEKVREALKGSAVNLKKVTDNLDAFSASLARMAVNNEQNVADIASNLRAMSADLKSTAARVDKLVADVDNNGQTAKDLRETLANVKSASARIEKMAAALEGVATDPSTAENIRETLKNARQASEKANKVLDKVTNIRMESGLDVLYQPNEGAYRTNLDLKVSTSDKEYALLGIKDIGEENLLNLQLGTNYGSWGSRYGIVDGKAGVGVDGQVSSRWKLSLDAYDPNDFRLKLRSEYDLGRDTYLVGETDDVRQNTDKNTYFGLKKIF; encoded by the coding sequence GTGGTTTTTAGCACGGAAGCCAAAGTAGGGGCAGTCAGCATATTGGCCCTGGCCCTTTTGGCCGGCTTTATAGTAATGTTAAGCGGCAACGCTATGAATGATGAAGGATATCCCGTTTATGTAGTATACGATCGGGTCAATGGGCTCAAGCCCGGCAATATCGTGCGCTATGCCGGCGTGGATATAGGCCGGGTCCAAAATGTAAAGGTGACTCCGGCCGGAGTAGAAGCGGAACTTTTTATCCAGTCAGGAGCCCAAATCCCGCAAGGCGCCAAGTTTGCCATTGGCACCGACGGCCTGATGGGAGAAAAGTACATTGATATCACTCCCCCCGCCAGGCGCGCCGGAAACTTGAGTGGAAACGACAGAGTTTCAGGGGAAACTCCCAAGGATTTGGATCAGCTGATCGCCACCGCCGATGAAGTCCTGAATGAAGCCCGGACGCTGATCCGGTCGATGAATGACGTGATAGGTGACGAGAAAGTCAGAGAAGCCCTGAAAGGTTCGGCTGTCAACCTGAAAAAGGTGACCGACAATCTGGATGCCTTCAGTGCCAGTTTGGCCCGGATGGCCGTCAACAACGAACAGAATGTCGCCGACATCGCCTCTAATCTGCGGGCTATGTCGGCAGACCTTAAATCCACTGCCGCCCGGGTAGATAAATTAGTGGCGGATGTGGACAACAACGGTCAGACAGCCAAAGATCTGAGGGAAACCCTGGCCAATGTGAAAAGCGCCAGCGCCCGTATCGAGAAAATGGCCGCTGCCTTAGAAGGCGTAGCAACCGACCCGTCCACCGCGGAAAATATCCGGGAAACATTAAAAAATGCCCGGCAGGCCAGTGAGAAAGCCAACAAGGTATTGGACAAGGTAACCAATATTAGAATGGAAAGCGGTCTGGATGTCTTATATCAGCCCAATGAAGGCGCTTATCGCACCAATCTTGACCTGAAGGTCAGTACCTCGGACAAAGAGTATGCCTTGTTGGGTATCAAAGATATCGGGGAAGAAAACCTGCTCAATCTGCAGCTGGGAACTAACTATGGCAGTTGGGGGAGCCGGTATGGCATCGTGGACGGCAAAGCCGGCGTGGGTGTGGATGGGCAGGTCTCCAGCCGCTGGAAGCTCTCTTTAGATGCTTATGATCCCAATGATTTTCGTTTAAAGCTGCGCAGTGAATATGACCTGGGCCGTGACACGTATTTGGTGGGAGAAACTGACGATGTCAGGCAGAATACGGACAAGAACACATACTTTGGACTGAAAAAGATTTTTTAA
- a CDS encoding ABC transporter ATP-binding protein encodes MIKLVNINMSFGGKQVLNKINLEVAAGEILVIIGPSGSGKSTLLRLITGLLKPDGGQIWVNGREISGLSEDSLIPVRQQMGMVFQYAALFDSMTVGENVAFGLREHTKMTEEEIQKIVRRTLRMVGLSGHEPTMPDQLSGGMKKRVSLARAIAGNPSILLYDEPTTGLDPIMSETIDRLIVSTRRILGVTSVVVTHHMTSAFHIADRIAMIHQGQIIETGTSEQFRNSTNPIVQQFIHGKQSHRAAK; translated from the coding sequence ATGATTAAACTCGTCAACATTAATATGAGTTTTGGCGGAAAACAGGTTTTAAATAAAATCAATCTGGAAGTAGCCGCAGGAGAAATCCTGGTGATTATCGGCCCCAGCGGCTCAGGGAAAAGTACCCTGCTGCGGCTGATTACCGGCCTGTTAAAACCGGATGGGGGCCAGATCTGGGTCAATGGCCGGGAAATATCCGGCCTGAGCGAAGACAGTTTGATTCCGGTCAGGCAGCAGATGGGAATGGTGTTTCAGTACGCCGCCTTATTTGATTCTATGACGGTAGGGGAGAATGTGGCTTTTGGCCTGCGGGAGCATACCAAAATGACCGAAGAGGAAATCCAGAAAATAGTACGGCGCACCCTTCGGATGGTTGGCTTATCGGGGCATGAGCCGACCATGCCGGATCAACTGTCCGGCGGCATGAAAAAACGGGTCAGCCTGGCCCGGGCCATTGCCGGTAATCCAAGCATCCTGTTGTATGATGAGCCTACTACCGGCCTGGATCCGATCATGTCGGAGACGATTGACCGGCTCATTGTCAGTACCCGGCGAATCCTGGGGGTTACCTCTGTGGTTGTGACTCATCATATGACCAGCGCTTTTCATATCGCCGACCGGATCGCCATGATCCATCAGGGACAGATCATTGAAACCGGCACCAGTGAGCAGTTCCGGAATTCGACGAATCCGATTGTACAGCAATTTATCCATGGCAAGCAGTCCCATCGGGCGGCAAAATAA